GCGATCCGGGTGAGGGGCGAGGCACGCTGCTCAACAAGCGGCGAAGTGCTCACCGGATGGAAGCCCCTCACCCCAACCCTCTCCCCGCAAGAGCGGGGCGAGGGAGAAGAGAGAGCGCGCACCGACCAACTACGGCAACAACCGGCTCGCCTTCGCCAGCTTGAACCACTTCCGGAACATCACCTCGGTATCCATCATCTCGGTGAAGCCGGCCTGGTTGATCTTGACCGTCGACACGATCGACGGCGGACCGGATTCGGTCTGCCCATGGCGCATGCTGTAATCGGCATACTGGAACGACAGGCCGACGAACTCCTCGAGGCCAGGCGCGATCAGATCGTGCGTCCTGCGCAGCTCGTCCCAGAGCGGAATCCATTTCGGATACTCCTTCGCCAGCGACAACGGCACATGCGCGCCCGGCGTCATGTCGAGCGCATCCGCGATCGCCGGCCAGATGTTCTCCCAGGTGAAGACGTCGCCATTGGTGACGTTGAACGCTTCGTTGCGCCCGGCCGCGGCATCGCCCGACCAGGCGATCGCGCGCGCCAGCAGATCGACGTCGACCGCCTGCGCCACGCGTGGCGCACCGCCGGGATAATCGAGCGGCCTGCCCTGCGCGCGCAGCACCGCCGCATAGACGCCGAGCGGCGGGATCAGGTCCATCGCGCCGCCCATGGCTTCGCCGATGATCAGCACGGGACGCAGGATGCTCCAGTGCCAGCTCTTGCCCCTCTGCAACTCACGCAGGAAATTCTCCTGCACCCAATAGAAATTCGGCTGCTCGTACATTTCCGAGCGGCCCTCGCGCGCCGGCACCGTCAGCGGCCGGACATGCACGCCATAGGCCTTGGTGCCCTGCAGCAGCGCGACGTGCTTGAGAGCTGGCGCTGCGGGTTCGAGCGCGCCCATCAAATTGCGCAGCATGCGGTCGTTGGTCTCGATCTGCCCGGCGTCGCGCCAGCCATCGACCAGGCTCGGCGCCTCATAGAGTGCGGCATAGATCAGATGGGTTGCACCGCCGAGCTCGGCCGCGGCGCGGCGGCAATCCTCGGCGCTGGTGAGATCGATCGGCACGTGCCGCGCGCCGTAGAGATCGCGCGGCTTGCGGCGCGACAGCGCGATGCGCTCGCAATCATCGGATGCACCGAAGTGCCGCAAGGCGGCGCTGCCGACCAGGCCGGTGGCGCCGGCGACCACGACTTTCTTGTTGGCCATGTCCTTGAACTCCCGTCCCTCACTGCCTGCGTAGCAGATCGCCGAAGGGCCCGCAGCCCGTCGCACGGGTATCGGATGAGACCTTCAGCATCGATTCGCCGGCCCCGGGCCGGATCGCCGGGCTCTCGTTTGATGGTTTCAGGATGCGGATGCACGCGCGTCGCTGCACCGAACCCGTTCCGCATTAAAAAAGCCCCGGAGAAATTCTCCGGGGCTCTTTTTTCGGTTCGATTCGGACGAGAACGGCTCAGTTGTCGTCGCTGCCGCCGAACTCTTCCATCAGCTTGTCGTAGCTCTTGGTCACGATATCGATGTTGCCCTTGTTCTCGACCGCGGGCGGCGGCGATTTCAGGGCTTCGTTGAGGTCGGCCAGCGCGTCCTTCTTGTCCTTGGCCGACATCTTCTTGTCGGCCTGGACCTGGGCGATCTGCGCCTTCACGACGGCCTCGGGGCCGACATATTTCTTGGTCTGCGGATCGAAGCCGCCGAGCACCAGCGAGATGTTGTCGACGACGCTGTTGTACTCGTCGTAGCTGGCAAAACCGTTCTTCTTGGCGATGGCCTCGAGCTGGGCAACGACCTTCGGATCGGGCTTGGCGTCCTGGGACAGCTTGGCGGTGATCGGGTCCATTTCCTTCGCCGCGGCGATCGCGCCGTCGACCTGCTTGTCGGTGAGCGCGATCTGCTTGATCGGCGGGGCCTGATCCTGTGCGGGAGCGGCGGCCTGCGCAGGAGGTGCAGCTTGCGCGGGCTTCGCCGCCGGTGCCATCTGCTGCTGCTGCTGCTGCTTGGCCTGCGCGAATGCGCCGCTGCTCGACGCTGCGGTCATCGCGAGCGCAAGACACGCGACGCCGAGCGCAGCAGTTACGGGACGGACGATCTCACGCATGGAAGTCTCCTTGTTGGGGCAGTTTGCCGAGCTTCTTGAGTGGAATGGGTACGGAAATCGAAATGAACGGCCCATGAACTTTGGTCGTAGACGATGACGGGCAATCGTGGCCGAATGATCACAAAGCATTCAGTGCTTAGTGATCGGCTATTCAGCGGAGGCGAGATAGGCATCGGCGAATCGCGGTGGATGTAGGAAATCCGATCCATCGTCAGATATGCTGCCAATCCGTCATCATCGGATTGCGATTCATGTATTCTTTTTTTGGCCTGTTCACCGATCCTGTCCCTGGCCTGCCGCAGCGGATCTGCCGGGCTTGGCCGGAATTGAGTCCGATCAAAATCGACAACCCAATTTCAGCGATCGGCGTTCGGTTCGGAACACACCGCTACGAGCCCTCACTCGAGGATACGCCAGCGGCGGTGGTCCATACGGTCGAGGAACTGTCGCAGCAAAGTCCAGCGCGTTTCATGCTGCTGCGAACGGAATGCTGGGGATGGGATGGCACGAACTGGGGACAAATCATTCGAGATGGCAAGACAGTTTTCAAGACCGACGGCGACGGCGCTCTCAGACGCCTGATCAAGCATTGGGGCGTCGATCTCGGACCGTCGGAAATCTTCGCACCATTGCAGCGTGACTTTCCGTGGGGTGTTCCTGACGTCAGACCATAGTCGCCGAGCACAAACAAAAACGCCGCCTCCCAAGGGAGACGGCGTTTTGCTTTGATCATGACATCGAAAGAGGAATTCCATTGTCCTTGGCAGGCCTGGCAGCGACCTACTCTCCCAGGGCTTAAGCCATAGTACCATTGGCGCTGAAGCGTTTAACGGCCGAGTTCGGGATGGGATCGGGTTGAGGCGCTTCGCTAGAACCACCAGGCCGGCGAAGGACAACGGAAACGAAGCAAGCGTTCTTGAGCGCGATGCGCTCGGGTCTCATTTGGTCGGCGCTACTAGAGCGCTATGGACACTGAAAATGAGAGCAATCAAGCCGATCGAACGATTAGTACCGGTAAGCTACATGCATTACTGCACTTCCACACCCGGCCTATCAACGTGGTCGTCTTCCACGGTTCTCAAGGGAATGCTCGTTTTGAGGTGGGTTTCCCGCTTAGATGCTTTCAGCGGTTATCCCGTCCGTACATAGCTATGCTGCACTGCCGCTGGCGCGACAACAGCTCCACCAGAGGTACGTTCACCCCGGTCCTCTCGTACTAGGGGCAAATCCTCTCAACATTCCAACACCCACGGCAGATAGGGACCGAACTGTCTCACGACGTTCTGAACCCAGCTCACGTACCACTTTAATCGGCGAACAGCCGAACCCTTGGGACCTTCTCCAGCCCCAGGATGTGATGAGCCGACATCGAGGTGCCAAACGACGCCGTCGATATGGACTCTTGGGCGTCATCAGCCTGTTATCCCCGGCGTACCTTTTATCCGTTGAGCGATGGCCCACCCACGCGGGACCACCGGATCACTATGACCGACTTTCGTCTCTGCTCGATTCGTAGATCTCGCAGTCAGGCAGGCTTATGCCATTATACTCGACGAACGATTTCCGACCGTTCTGAGCCTACCTTCGCACGCCTCCGTTACTCTTTGGGAGGCGACCGCCCCAGTCAAACTGCCCACCATGCGCTGTCCCGATCCCCGCTAAAGGGATGCGGTTAGATATCCATAACCATTAGGGTGGTATTTCACATTTCGACTCCACCATGGCTGGCGCCACGGCTTCAAAGTCTACCACCTATTCTACACAAACAGTCACGAATACCAGCGCAAAGCTACAGTAAAGGTGCACGGGGTCTTTCCGTCTGACCGCAGGAACCCCGCATCTTCACGGGGAATTCAATTTCACTGAGTCTATGTTGGAGACAGCGGGGAAGTCATTACGCCATTCGTGCAGGTCGGAACTTACCCGACAAGGAATTTCGCTACCTTAGGACCGTTATAGTTACGGCCGCCGTTTACCGGGGCTTCGATTCAAGGCTTGCACCTCTCCTCTTAACCTTCCGGCACCGGGCAGGCGTCAGACCCTATACGTCATCTTGCGATTTCGCAGAGCCCTGTGTTTTTGTTAAACAGTTGCCACCCCCTGGTCTGTGCCCCCACTGCATGCTTGCGCATGCAATGGGCCTCCTTATCCCGAAGTTACGGAGGTAAATTGCCGAGTTCCTTCAACATAGTTCTCTCAAGCGCCTTGGTATACTCTACCAGTCCACCTGTGTCGGTTTCGGGTACGATCTGATGTGGAGGCTATTTCCTGGAACCCATTCGAGGCCCGACCAATCCATTAAGGTCGGACAACATACTGGATTCGTCACCATCCACTGGCTGCAGAATATTCACTGCATTCCCATCGACTACGCCTTTCGGCCTCGCCTTAGGGGTCGGCTAACCCTGCGAAGATTAACTTTACGCAGGAACCCTTGGACTTTCGGCGACACTGTCTTTCACAGTGTTTGTCGTTACTCATGCCAGCATTCGCACTTCTGATACCTCCAGGCGCCCTCACGGGTCGCCCTTCGCAGGCTTACAGAACGCTCCGCTACCGCGTGACCCTTGCGGATCACACCCTAAGCTTCGGCTCGTGGCTTGAGCCCCGTTACATCTTCGGCGCAGAAACCCTTATTTAGACCAGTGAGCTGTTACGCTTTCTTTAAAGGATGGCTGCTTCTAAGCCAACCTCCTGGTTGTTTTGGGATTTCCACATCCTTTCCCACTTAGCCACGAATTAGGGGCCTTAGCTGTAGGTCCGGGTTGTTTCCCTCTCCACGACGGACGTTAGCACCCGCCGTGTGACTCCCGGATATTGCTCTCAGGTATTCGGAGTTTGGTTGGGTTTGGTAAGACGGTAAGTCCCCCTAGCCCATCCAGTGCTCTACCCCCTGAGGCATTCATCCGAGGCGATACCTAAATATCTTTCGCGGAGAACCAGCTATTTCCCAGTTTGATTGGCCTTTCACCCCTAACCACAAGTCATCGGAGCCTTTTTCAACAGGCACCCGTTCGGTCCTCCAGTGAGTGTTACCTCACCTTCAACCTGCTCATGGCTAGATCACTAGGTTTCGGGTCTAATACAACGAACTTGACGCCCTATTCAGACTCGCTTTCGCTGCGCCTTCGCCTATCGGCTTAAGCTTGCTCGTTAAATTAAGTCGCTGGCCCATAATACAAAAGGTACGATGTCACCCAGAACGTATCTTGGGCTCCATCTGTTTGTAGGTGTCCGGTTTCAGGTCTATTTCACTCCCCTCGTCGGGGTGCTTTTCACCTTTCCCTCACGGTACTGGTTCACTATCGGTCGCTGAGGAGTACTTAGGCTTGGAGGGTGGTCCCCCCGTGTTCAGACAGGATTACACGTGTCCCGCCTTACTCGTGGATACATCATCGCATTACTCGTACGGGGCTATCACCCTCTGAGGCCCAGCTTTCCTGACTGGTTCCGATTGTCTTTGATGTATCACTGGCCTGGTCCGCGTTCGCTCGCCACTACTAACGGAGTCTCGATTGATGTCCTTTCCTCCAGGTACTTAGATGTTTCAGTTCCCTGGGTTCGCTTAAAACCTCCTATTTTATTCGGAAGTCTCATACCTTCTCTTGATAACCGGAAATCCAAAACCTCGCGGTCTGATTTCTTCCATTTCTGGTCGAACCCCAAAACACAAGGTCTTGGAGTTCCGGCTATCGAAGGTGGGTTTCCCCATTCGGAAATCCGTGGATCAAAGCTTCTTCGCAGCTCCCCACGGCTTATCGCAGCGTAGCACGTCCTTCATCGCCTCTCAGCGCCAAGGCATCCACCGAACACCCTTAAGGCACTTGATTGCTCTCATTATCAATGTCCACACACTCGGCAGAATGTTGTCTGCACAATTGCCTTGCGGCGCACGCCCTCGATGAGCGCTATGTGCAGCCGGACATTGACTAGAAAGACCAGCTTGCTTCGTAAGATCGGCCCGATAGCGAGGCGGTCAAGCTTCGCTACAAAGATCGTTTTACAACTCGCTCATCTCACTCATCTTGCGATGAGCTGCGATGCGCGAGCGCCGAAAACGATCTGGAGATTAGGAATGGTACCCGCGAATTGCTTCGCTGGATCCAAACTCGGATCGATCTCCTCTTTACGATGTCAGAAAACACGCACGTCACCGTCCATCCGGACCAATGAGTGCGAAGTGATGTTTCGCGGACGAATTTGAACAGAGCTTCTTAAGCAGGGCGCATTCTCGAGCTTCAATTCCATCTGGTGGAGCCAGACGGGATCGAACCGACGACCTCATGCTTGCAAAGCACGCGCTCTCCCAGCTGAGCTATGGCCCCGTACCAGAAGACGAATGCTCACATTGAGCCCGCCGTCGCCCTTTGGGCTATGCCGGGCACACTTCGCTTCGTCTGCTACGTGGCCGCGCCACGCGTAGCCGACGGCGAAGCGTGGTGGGCCTGGGAAGACTTGAACTTCCGACCTCACGCTTATCAAGCGCGCGCTCTAACCAACTGAGCTACAAGCCCCTAACACGAGAGACATGCCGGCGCGCATCCGACGTGAAGTCGATGCATCGCACAGCGCTCAGCCCCTGGCGCGTGTTCGTCCGCGAAGAAAGAGAAACGAAGACGGCGAAATCCCGCCGATGGAGCTCAACAATCCTGAAATTGTTGGCCCCTGAATGTTTCTAAAACGATCCGATAGTGAGCGTGAGCTCGCTGAAGGATCATCCTTAGAAAGGAGGTGATCCAGCCGCAGGTTCCCCTACGGCTACCTTGTTACGACTTCACCCCAGTCGCTGACCCTACCGTGGCCGGCTGCCCCCTTTCGGTTAGCGCACCGTCTTCAGGTAAAACCAACTCCCATGGTGTGACGGGCGGTGTGTACAAGGCCCGGGAACGTATTCACCGTGGCGTGCTGATCCACGATTACTAGCGATTCCAACTTCATGGGCTCGAGTTGCAGAGCCCAATCCGAACTGAGACGGCTTTTTGAGATTTGCGAAGGGTCGCCCCTTAGCATCCCATTGTCACCGCCATTGTAGCACGTGTGTAGCCCAGCCCGTAAGGGCCATGAGGACTTGACGTCATCCCCACCTTCCTCGCGGCTTATCACCGGCAGTCTCCTTAGAGTGCTCAACTAAATGGTAGCAACTAAGGACGGGGGTTGCGCTCGTTGCGGGACTTAACCCAACATCTCACGACACGAGCTGACGACAGCCATGCAGCACCTGTCTCCGGTCCAGCCGAACTGAAGAACTCCGTCTCTGGAGTCCGCGACCGGGATGTCAAGGGCTGGTAAGGTTCTGCGCGTTGCGTCGAATTAAACCACATGCTCCACCGCTTGTGCGGGCCCCCGTCAATTCCTTTGAGTTTTAATCTTGCGACCGTACTCCCCAGGCGGAATGCTTAAAGCGTTAGCTGCGCCACTAGTGAGTAAACCCACTAACGGCTGGCATTCATCGTTTACGGCGTGGACTACCAGGGTATCTAATCCTGTTTGCTCCCCACGCTTTCGTGCCTCAGCGTCAGTATCGGGCCAGTGAGCCGCCTTCGCCACTGGTGTTCTTGCGAATATCTACGAATTTCACCTCTACACTCGCAGTTCCACTCACCTCTCCCGAACTCAAGATCTTCAGTATCAAAGGCAGTTCTGGAGTTGAGCTCCAGGATTTCACCCCTGACTTAAAGACCCGCCTACGCACCCTTTACGCCCAGTGATTCCGAGCAACGCTAGCCCCCTTCGTATTACCGCGGCTGCTGGCACGAAGTTAGCCGGGGCTTATTCTTGCGGTACCGTCATTATCTTCCCGCACAAAAGAGCTTTACAACCCTAGGGCCTTCATCACTCACGCGGCATGGCTGGATCAGGCTTGCGCCCATTGTCCAATATTCCCCACTGCTGCCTCCCGTAGGAGTTTGGGCCGTGTCTCAGTCCCAATGTGGCTGATCATCCTCTCAGACCAGCTACTGATCGTCGCCTTGGTGAGCCATTACCTCACCAACTAGCTAATCAGACGCGGGCCGATCTTTCGGCGATAAATCTTTCCCCGTAAGGGCTTATCCGGTATTAGCACAAGTTTCCCTGTGTTGTTCCGAACCAAAAGGTACGTTCCCACGCGTTACTCACCCGTCTGCCGCTGACATATTGCTATGCCCGCTCGACTTGCATGTGTTAAGCCTGCCGCCAGCGTTCGCTCTGAGCCAGGATCAAACTCTCAAGTTGGACTTGAAACCTTTGAACCGGCTGATCACAACGTTTGACGAGGTCCCACCATTCTTCGTCGACCGAAGTCAACGAGCCGCCCGCGATTCACATCGTTGGCAGCGATGGTGTAACCTTTGAAACGTGTACCGCCGAAGTCTTTCGTCCACTCCCAGAAGTCAAAAGCCGAAGCTTTCGAGTATTCCGAGAGACGCAAGGACTCCGCCGTCCACGTTTCTCTTTCTTCATCTTCACTTGTCAAACAGCCCGGGATCCGACGACCCCACACCCTTAGAGGGTGGTTCTACCCTTCACCGGCAGACAGTGAACCTCAACCGATTTATGTCGGTTGTTGTGTCACTCATCTAAGTGAGGAGCATCAGAGGCGCGTTCGCTCGCCTTGGTCAGTGACCCGGCGGCGCCGCGCTCAGTGGTTGGTTTATAGTCCGCCCCCCTCGGGATTGTCAACGGCCATTGTCAACAAAACGTCGTACGCCGAAATCGCTTGAGCAGTGCGAAGAAATTCTCATTCTTTCCGTGACTTAGGTCGGTGGTAAAAATTCGCCACCCGACCCGCGTGGTAAAAAACTTGAAAAAAAGTTTGGCGCCGAAGCGCCCGTCAGGCCCCTCGGAACGGGTTCCAGGCCGCTCGAGGCGGGGCGGCAGCACCAACCTGCTGCAGGAAACTTTTCCATCCCAAATGCCGCACTTGAGCCACAATCCTGCGACGTTCTGGCTATAAGACAAGCACTGAACCGCTCGTAACCTGTGGGGGCACGGGTGGTTTTTCTGGGGGACCAGGCGAATTCTTCGAGAACCCGTCGCCTCTTCCCTACACGGCCGAGCAATATCGAGAGATCTGCACACCATTGACGTTCGAGAGTGCGGCCAGCGAATGGCCATCGTCTTCTCGACTTCGATGCGTGTGGCTCGCCATACTGCCGAGATTCCGCTTCAGGGGATCAAGGTGGCGACGAGGACGAGCAGAGGACGATCGCAGTTGCTGGAATTTGGGGGGATATCGGGTTGAGCCAACGGGCGTCACGCGGAAGCGGCATTGGGCGCGAGACCGGGATGATCGATCTCGGTCACGAACCGCCGCTTTCAGTCGACGGCACCGAGGCCGCGGTGATCGATCGCCGCCGTGTCTCCGTTCAATGGTTCAGCGGCACCATTCTCACCGGTCTCTGTGGCGCAGCTCTGATCGGCGGCGCCGTTTTTGCGTCGCTCGATGGCGAGATGACCTTCGCCAAGGTGCCGGAGCGCGTCGAAGGCGCGCTGCGCGGCGCCTTCACCGGCAACGATCGCGTCGTCAGCCTGCATAAGGGCGACCGCCTGCCGCCGCCGAGCGAATCGTCAGCCTCCCGCAGCCTGGTGCGCGTGTCGACCGTGACCCGCGTCGGCAATCGCGACGTGATGCGGGTGCGGCCCTTCATCCGGATTTCCGGCAATCTCTCGATGACCACGAGCGATCTGTCGTCCAAGATACCGGCGTTCAACGCGCAGCGTCTGTTGACCGATGTCGGCTCCGACACGC
The window above is part of the Bradyrhizobium sp. PSBB068 genome. Proteins encoded here:
- a CDS encoding NAD-dependent epimerase/dehydratase family protein, with protein sequence MANKKVVVAGATGLVGSAALRHFGASDDCERIALSRRKPRDLYGARHVPIDLTSAEDCRRAAAELGGATHLIYAALYEAPSLVDGWRDAGQIETNDRMLRNLMGALEPAAPALKHVALLQGTKAYGVHVRPLTVPAREGRSEMYEQPNFYWVQENFLRELQRGKSWHWSILRPVLIIGEAMGGAMDLIPPLGVYAAVLRAQGRPLDYPGGAPRVAQAVDVDLLARAIAWSGDAAAGRNEAFNVTNGDVFTWENIWPAIADALDMTPGAHVPLSLAKEYPKWIPLWDELRRTHDLIAPGLEEFVGLSFQYADYSMRHGQTESGPPSIVSTVKINQAGFTEMMDTEVMFRKWFKLAKASRLLP